The window GTGTCTGCATCGCTTTCGTCCAACGGTGCCACGCTGTGGATCAGCACCGAATCAGGAGCCTTGGGACGATACAACATCGCCGATCAAAGCTATCTCGAAATCGCGAAGAAGGATCCCGTCGCAGCAGCTCAATTAGCAAACGACAATTGGCAAACGTTGGTCACCGAGACACTGGTCGCGGCTCAAGAGAAGGACGCCAAACAGGCCGAAGACGACGTGATGGCCGAACAGAAAAACTTGGAGTCGATCGCCAAAGACATCGAAACCAAAACCAAACTGCGTGACGAGAAACAGGCCCGTGTTGAGGAAGCCAAGCAAGCCGCCGAGTCAGCAGCCAAGAAGCTTGCCGAAGCCGAACAAGCCCTCGCGACCAAAGAAAGCGAACTGGATGCTGCAGTGACAGCCCTCGGTCAAGCCGAGAAAATCAAGGTCAGTGGAGAGACGCGACTGAAGGAACTGGAGGCGGAGCGTGAGCGTCATCAGCAAATTCTCGCGAAACTCAAACAAGATCACGAATCCAGAAAGGCCACGGCCACCGCGTCCCAATCACGTCACGATTCATCTCGTGCGACCGACGCCACATTCGCGGTCATGCTCTCAGGCTCTCGCATTCTCACCCATGCCGCCAACACGGACGACGCATCGGAAGACTCATGGAGTCTGTGGGCCGAATCCGGCGACTGGTTGGCCGAATTGCCCGAACTGCCGACCGACGGACAACTGATCGCGAGCGGAGATCGTTGCGTTCTGATCCAAGGGACCAACGGCCAGACACAGGCGTTCGTCGCTCGGCCCCGTTTATGGAGTCTTCGCCAAACCATCGGTGCGACAACCGGGCCGAGCCCATTCGCGGATCGCGTGTTGAGCATCGACGTTCATCCCTCGGGCAAATTGCTCGCCACCGGTGGCGGCGAGCCTTCTCGGACAGGCGAATGGATGCTTTGGAAAGTCTCCGACGGGTCCTTGATTCGAAAGATCCCCAACCCGCATGGCGACACCGTTTTCTGTGTTCGATTTTCACCGGATGGGCAAACGTTGGCCACCGGAGGCGCCGACCAGATGATCAAACTGTGGGACGTCGAATCCGGCAAGCTGATCAAAACACTCGAAGGCCACACCCACCATGTCACGTCGATTGCCTGGAACGCGAATCTTCGTGAGCTCGCGACGGGTTCCGCCGACGCGACGGTCAAAGTTTGGAACATTGAAACCGGGCAGGCCACACGCACGATAACTGGATTCAAAACCGAAGTGACGAAACTGGTTTTCGTCGGCCGCGAAAATCGACTCGGAGTGACGAGCGGAGACAGTGTTTTCCGGGTCTATCGCACCGACAACGGAGCGAGAGAAACCAATACCAAGGTCGCCGGAGATTACCTGTACGCATTGGATTCCGATCGCGACGGCAGCCAGTTCATCGTGGGTGGTGCGAGCGGCACGGCCACACTGATCGACAAATCAGGCAAACAAAGCTTGGAGTATTCATTGGGCGAAGAATGAACGTGCGTCGCCGCGGTACGGACGACAACACTTGCTCTCAGCAACGGTACAATGCTTCCCGCGTTCATCGCTTCCCGCATTCATCCAATCAACCCGGCGTTCGAACAGTTGAGAGCAAGGTATGTTTCGCATCGCAATTGGACTCATTCCGTCATTGCTATTCTGCCTCGTCTTTGCAACCGCCCAGGACAAACTCCCGAGCGTTGAACGAGTTTGGAAGGATTCCACCGGTCGCTTTCAGGTCTCCGCGAAATTGATCGAAAAGGTCGGCGAGAAGGTCGTTCTGCAAACAAGTGCTGGACGCAAGATTGAGATCGCAAGCGTTCGACTCAGTGAAGCCGATCAAACGTATCTGAAGAGTCTGGAATCCGTTCCACAAACTCCGGCCCCGCGTTCTCCATCTTCGCGTTCATCTGATACGGGCCGACCAAAACCAATCGCGGTTTCAAACGACCCTGAAGCGGAACTCGGCGCCGCTCCACGCTTGGATTTTTCGAACACCGTTTGGAACGTGAAGGTCTCCGAGCCGCAACCGCCCGAGTTTGAACCCAGTGCGGTCGCTTTGCCGAAACCGCAAGGCCGCCGGCAACCTCATGCTGCGAACAGCCTGCTGATGAAAGCGGCCGTCAGCGACATCAGCGGCAGCGGACCTACGGCCCAAACGCATCTGATGATTGGTAACTTTCGCACCGGTCAATTGACCGAGCTGCCTGCGGTCTCCGGAACCGCCATGCACCCGATCGCCATCCTCGGCGATGGCGGCACGATCGTGATGATCGGGACAGACAAGGATGGAACCACCACCAACGAGGACTTGCAATCTTGGGACATTCGCGATGGAAAGGTACAACGCGACGACGCATGGAAACCCTACGCGGGTCAATCCAACCGCGGCATCCGATTCGCGACCGCCGGCCCAGACAACCGTTTGATCACCTGCAGCAAAGCTGGGCACATCGTGGCTTGGCAAATGCCACAACGACGTGCACTTTGGCAAATCGAAATGGGATCGCCACCCTATTGGCACACCAATGCTGATCTGAGCCAATTGGCGATCGCCTCGGCAAAGCAACTGGTGATGGTCGATCTGTTGGAAGGGAAGATCACCGGGTCGCAACCGCTGAGCGATCTCGGACGCATCTACTATCCCAAACTCTCCTTCAATCCCAGCGAAGACAAACTTTATTTGTCATCCATTGGTCGCGTTTTGATTCTGGATCTTCGCAGCAACGAGTGGATTCAAGACACAGAGATCGGCGGCGTTGGAACAAGCAAGGGTGCCATCTTTTGCGATGACGACTATGTCCTGATCGATGGCAGCACACTGGTCGATTGGAAGTCCGGAACCAAGGTTGACCGTTACAGCGGACTGGGTGCTCCCATTCCAATGGGTCACTTCTCGTGCGTCGTCTCGAATTCGGAACTGCGTGCCCTCGATCTACCGCTCAATCCAGTGGTTGCCAAAGAAGACGATCCACCGGCAACGATGGCAAACAATTCTGCGAAACAACCCCAAGCTGCCGAACCCGAAAAGCCAGCTTCACAGGTCGTCGGCAACTGGCGTTTTGAAGTGAAGGAATCCTACGCCAGCGGGAACACGGGAATCAATCGAAGCACCTATCGCTTCGACGCCGACGGCACGTACGAGACCTATTCCACGCTGATGATGCTTGCCGGAAACTCGAACGAACAACTGTACAGTGTGACCAGCCTCGAACAAGGAACCTGGACCCACAAAGCCAAGCAGCTGTGCATGACAGAAGACAAAAGCGAATTGGTCAAATTCGAAAGTGCGGTCGCCACCGTCACTCGAGAAACCTTCGAAACAGCGATTGCCGAGAAATCACCCCCTATCTGCTACACACTTGTTATCAAATCAAACGACTCGATCGAACTACACGATTCGCAAGGCCGCGGTGCCATGCCGCTTCAGCGAATTTCTATGGAGATCAAAATTCGGTGACGCACATGTTCGTTGAAGTGCCTGTCCGACTCACCGGACAGTGCCTTGCAGCTTGTTCATGACGACCACTACAATCACCGACGACCATCCCCGCCCCCACTCATCCCATCCGTGGCCTTCTTGGCACCTCGTGTCGTCTGTTCTCTATGGTTATTGGCAACCATCAATACACCTTGATGACCAGCGCAACTGGTCTTGTCGGACAGTACCTGCTTCGCAACGCCATGATGAGCGGCAAACGCATCGCGGTGATCGCGAGAAGCACCAAGAAGAAAACCGCTCACGAACGAGTGGAAGCGATTCTGCAACGGTTTGAAACCGAACTGGGCCGTGAATTGCCTCGCCCGGTTTGCTTGGAAGGGGACATCGTCCATC of the Rhodopirellula baltica SH 1 genome contains:
- a CDS encoding WD40 domain-containing protein; this translates as MIRPATKTLLVVLALSFEWSVGLDSLIGRTNQAIADTLPIDELPDDREVLFSRDVAPVLKKNCVACHNSSDDEGGVNLESGEQIRTSELDDLVLPGKPESSRLFLLASHADDPVMPPEDNDVSASILTPMELALLKRWIQSGAVVDQAPSTPIKREWQPLPSSLQTVYGSSMTDDGRLSAISFGNEIRLFGAKSAQPIETLAIVEGEVTKPAHDDFVQDLHIDSTGRQIISAGYRNVKLWEMSPFESATIPAINLDDTLAIAMNASGSHFAVLSRRGELSVAEVGKDRWLWMKSFDLPDHLKTEGLKTDNPTKIRIALDNAAQQAAIQWDSAIRIVRIDRKDVETFDAANTLTSMQWIEEDHLATATDKGQVLFWKRDEEVWTKTEHNVFEQAVLAIHSASESPGRLIAMDAAGNLANWNPTDQSFEATGQLPSPAVSASLSSNGATLWISTESGALGRYNIADQSYLEIAKKDPVAAAQLANDNWQTLVTETLVAAQEKDAKQAEDDVMAEQKNLESIAKDIETKTKLRDEKQARVEEAKQAAESAAKKLAEAEQALATKESELDAAVTALGQAEKIKVSGETRLKELEAERERHQQILAKLKQDHESRKATATASQSRHDSSRATDATFAVMLSGSRILTHAANTDDASEDSWSLWAESGDWLAELPELPTDGQLIASGDRCVLIQGTNGQTQAFVARPRLWSLRQTIGATTGPSPFADRVLSIDVHPSGKLLATGGGEPSRTGEWMLWKVSDGSLIRKIPNPHGDTVFCVRFSPDGQTLATGGADQMIKLWDVESGKLIKTLEGHTHHVTSIAWNANLRELATGSADATVKVWNIETGQATRTITGFKTEVTKLVFVGRENRLGVTSGDSVFRVYRTDNGARETNTKVAGDYLYALDSDRDGSQFIVGGASGTATLIDKSGKQSLEYSLGEE
- a CDS encoding SHD1 domain-containing protein, whose product is MFRIAIGLIPSLLFCLVFATAQDKLPSVERVWKDSTGRFQVSAKLIEKVGEKVVLQTSAGRKIEIASVRLSEADQTYLKSLESVPQTPAPRSPSSRSSDTGRPKPIAVSNDPEAELGAAPRLDFSNTVWNVKVSEPQPPEFEPSAVALPKPQGRRQPHAANSLLMKAAVSDISGSGPTAQTHLMIGNFRTGQLTELPAVSGTAMHPIAILGDGGTIVMIGTDKDGTTTNEDLQSWDIRDGKVQRDDAWKPYAGQSNRGIRFATAGPDNRLITCSKAGHIVAWQMPQRRALWQIEMGSPPYWHTNADLSQLAIASAKQLVMVDLLEGKITGSQPLSDLGRIYYPKLSFNPSEDKLYLSSIGRVLILDLRSNEWIQDTEIGGVGTSKGAIFCDDDYVLIDGSTLVDWKSGTKVDRYSGLGAPIPMGHFSCVVSNSELRALDLPLNPVVAKEDDPPATMANNSAKQPQAAEPEKPASQVVGNWRFEVKESYASGNTGINRSTYRFDADGTYETYSTLMMLAGNSNEQLYSVTSLEQGTWTHKAKQLCMTEDKSELVKFESAVATVTRETFETAIAEKSPPICYTLVIKSNDSIELHDSQGRGAMPLQRISMEIKIR